The Chitinophagaceae bacterium DNA window ACAAGTTTCTACTGAACTTTCTTTTACTCTCTTACCGAATACATCAATAATGCTTATTTCATAATGTTCATTAACTGAATTATGTATTAATAAGTCTGCAAAATGATTAGCCGGATTCGGGTAGACTGTATATAAATTTTTCTGTAGAATTTGATTTTGAATTCCTGTTGTATTAGCAAAAATAGTTTCCCCGACATAAAATTCAATATTATCAACTGTTTGGTTATCACTACTTATAGTAACATAAGCTGCTTCAGATTCTTTACCTAACCATTCGACATAAACCTGATAACTACCATAAGGAATATCATCGAAAATAAAATCCCCATGAGCTGCAGTATAGGTAAAGATTAACATTTCTCCATCTGAATCAAGCAAGAAAACCGGAACATTTTCCAATGCTTCTTCACTTTCACTTGAAAGTTTAAGTCCATTTTGCCAACTTAAGTTTCCTCCTATTTTTCCAGGACCTGACAAAAGTGAAGTAGGAATTAACTCTATATCAACATTATTAGCAGTTGAGTCTAAAACTACTATATCTGCCTGATTCCAATATAAAGTACTCATATAGTAAGTCGGAGCAAAATCATAGTAAACAGAAGAACTGGGTAATAACTCTGCTTTTAAAATGTAGTCTCCCTGAGCTATATTATGGAAAACATAATTCCCGTTTGTAGTATAAGCTGTGTCTATCGTAAACATAAAGCCTGTCTGAAAAGAGTATAAATATACTTTTGCATAATCTGCATTTACATTATTATGCTGAACACTACCATAAATTGAAAAATGGTTCGATGAGCCTCCCGATCCACAAGGTCCGGTAGTATATGAGATAACACCATTATAATAAGTTGCCACACAATCATTTGTGTAAGTTATTCCATCGCACCCACATACAGGGCTATAAATAAAATTACAGGCTGCAGTCATATCAATAATTGTAGTGTCTGTACAACTATTTTGACCGGTATAAATATATTGGCAATAAGTATCAGAAGCATTTTGACATGAAGTTCCACCATAAACCGTTAAACACACATAATAAATACCTGCTGTACCAAAAGTATGTGAAGGAACCTGAAGATTTGAGCTATCTCCATCGCCAAAATCCCAGTGCCAGGAAGCTGTGTTCGCTGGTGCGCCACCTCCATAAAACGTAAATTCTAAAGAATTGGAGTTTTGATTAGAATATGTAAAGTATGCCTGTGGGCATGGAGATTGGCTCACATGAACAGATTGACAGAAAACATCAACACAGCCGGATGTATCAGTTATTGTAAGGCAGGTTGTATAAGTATTTAATGATGAAAAATGATGAGAAGGGTTTGGATCAGTAGAATAATTTCCATCTCCAAAATCCCATTGATAAGAAGCTATTGAGCTATTCCCTGTATAATAAAAGTTAACTGTATCATTTAAACCTAAAGTATAGGTAAAGTCTGCTGAACAAGCTGAAGATCCACAAATGCCGTAAGTAAACTGAGTAATTCCGTACATATATCTTGCCTGGCATTCATTATGATATGTTGTCCCATCGCAACCACATACCGGTTCATAAATTGAAGGACAAAAAACATTCTGGCTGATTTGACTTGTATCTACGCAAAAATTATTTCCCGGAGAAGATACTCCACAGATTTCAAAATCTGCAATACCACTATTTACCGTCCCCTGGTGGTTTTGCAGAAATTCAATGATTGGCTTACTAATGCAATCAAATACTACAACATAGTAATTTACATTTGGACCGGTAGAAGCACCTCCAGGAATGGTAAATTCATAGTATCCCGTGCTATCTGTAACTGTATTATCACTGTAATAGAAACCCATTGCCGGCTGAGCAGAATCAGTATATACATACACATTATAATTCTCCAAAGGATTTCCACTAATACTATCACTTACAGTACCGGAAAGATGAAAATTATTTTGTGCAAAAATAAAACAGGATGTAAGGATTAAAAAAGCACTTAGTAATGTTATCTTTTTCATAATTAAAATTTTTATGATGAAATAGTTAAATGTTCACAATACAAATATAAAGACAGCTAATTTGAAAAAAACTATTAAATTCTCTATTTCTTACGCATTCAAGAAGTTTAAATCTTAGTTTCAAGCCAATCATTATACTTTATTATCTCTGCATTTAATACTTCAGGTGGCTGAGGCTTTTCTAAATACTTTTTAATCATACTAATAATTCTTTTGTCTTTAAATGGACTATATACAGAAGAAAACTTTTTTATAAGCTTTACCAATTCTTTCTCTCTTTCATTTTCAATCTTGCTAAACAAATCTTTAAACTCTTTCTTAACCTGGTTTAACTTATAATCTAAAACATCATAATCACCAACTTCATATCGAATTATCAATTCAGCAACTGCAATTTTCATTCTCAGGTTAGTATCTGTTTTTTTATAACTGTCATGGGTTGTAAGTTTAATTAAATTATCAATAGCATTATCATAATTTTGCTTATCAAACCAAAGTACCGCTAAGTTTGCATAAATAAATTGCTCGTAAAAAGAAGATTGTTTTATACTTTTCATCTCCTCCAGTAATTCAATAGCTTTATCTTTATCAAGCTCAGAGTAGTTTATTATCAGTGAATTATAATAAAAAAACAGATATTTATCATATAAAACATTATCATATTTTTTCATAGCTTCCAGCAAATTCTCAGCATAACTCAATGACTTTTTATATTTTTTATTTTTGAACAAAGCATTTACAATATAAGTAAGCATTTGAAGCTGTATCTCGTGATTATCCCTATCAAATAAATTTTTGTCTTTAAATTGTTTATAAGTAGATAACAGATATTTTTCTAAAGCAGGGTAATCATGTTGCTTTAGCAATAACTGGCTGGCAGCCCTATAAACACGAAGTTGGAGGATTTTGCTTTTTTGTAAATCCGGGTCATTCATAAATTGGTTGACCATATCCTTAAGTTTCTGATACGCAGGGTCCATAGCTGATGAAAAATTTTGACTGACTTTCATTCTATATCCAACTATTGCCAGCACATCATCCATTTCACTAATTTTAGTTAATATGGTTTGATTCTGCTTTCGATTTTCAATATAAATTGAAGGGTCTATGGACACATCATCCATAGAAAGCTTTACAAATTGCTTATATATTATTTCAAGCATCTCATATTGCTCGTATTTGGTTGCATTTCTTTCTGCTTTCTTTAAATAAAAAGCTGCTAACCTTAAATTATTTTTTAAATGAAAGAGAACTGCCAAAGAATAGTAATGAATCGTTGTTAAAGGTTCTGTTTTATGTATATGTTGCAAAACCAAACTCTTCCCAACATCTTCCAAGAGTCTGTTCTTTAGTCGGTAAAAGGCATTTTTATCCTTTTTGAAATATAGTTTTGTGAAAATTTTTTCTTCATCAAAATCTTCAGCTTTTGATTTGCGAATATACTCAAAGAGATACTTGTCTTTCCTTTTAATACCATAATTCATTCTTTGCTGATACATGGTAAAAGCTCTGGTTTCTTCTTTATTCAATTGACGAATAAAATGCTCTAAAATATCCATATTTTACTATTTTAAGCACGTAAGATAAAAAAGAAATTGATATTAAAAATAAAATTTAAGCTTATAACTTTACGAAAACTTTAAATTTAAATTTTCAGACATGAAAAAACATATCTACTTTTTAGGACTTTTTTTAGCTCTTTTTTTCTTTCAAAACAATGTACATTCTCAAGCTTCACTTGGGTTTTCAAGTTATTGGCAGGGCGACTCTCTAACTGCTGTAATGGGAGATACATTAATGCTGGATTTTTA harbors:
- a CDS encoding PKD domain-containing protein, which produces MKKITLLSAFLILTSCFIFAQNNFHLSGTVSDSISGNPLENYNVYVYTDSAQPAMGFYYSDNTVTDSTGYYEFTIPGGASTGPNVNYYVVVFDCISKPIIEFLQNHQGTVNSGIADFEICGVSSPGNNFCVDTSQISQNVFCPSIYEPVCGCDGTTYHNECQARYMYGITQFTYGICGSSACSADFTYTLGLNDTVNFYYTGNSSIASYQWDFGDGNYSTDPNPSHHFSSLNTYTTCLTITDTSGCVDVFCQSVHVSQSPCPQAYFTYSNQNSNSLEFTFYGGGAPANTASWHWDFGDGDSSNLQVPSHTFGTAGIYYVCLTVYGGTSCQNASDTYCQYIYTGQNSCTDTTIIDMTAACNFIYSPVCGCDGITYTNDCVATYYNGVISYTTGPCGSGGSSNHFSIYGSVQHNNVNADYAKVYLYSFQTGFMFTIDTAYTTNGNYVFHNIAQGDYILKAELLPSSSVYYDFAPTYYMSTLYWNQADIVVLDSTANNVDIELIPTSLLSGPGKIGGNLSWQNGLKLSSESEEALENVPVFLLDSDGEMLIFTYTAAHGDFIFDDIPYGSYQVYVEWLGKESEAAYVTISSDNQTVDNIEFYVGETIFANTTGIQNQILQKNLYTVYPNPANHFADLLIHNSVNEHYEISIIDVFGKRVKESSVETCINDRCQIRLNVSSLSAGIYFIEIKNESGIQLEKLIITE